From one Sesamum indicum cultivar Zhongzhi No. 13 unplaced genomic scaffold, S_indicum_v1.0 scaffold00128, whole genome shotgun sequence genomic stretch:
- the LOC105179244 gene encoding probable fructokinase-7 — protein sequence MAENPISGELSSLSLNKNGGSAEKNPLVVCFGEMLIDFVPTVSGVSLAEAPSFKKAAGGAPANVSVCIAKLGGSAAFIGKVGEDEFGHMLADMLKENKVNNSGVRFDPIARTALAFVTLRADGEREFMFFRNPSADMLLRESELDVNLVKKATIFHYGSISLIEEPCRSTQLVAMSIAKKSGSLLSYDPNLRLALWPSGDAARKGIMSIWDQADIVKISEEEISFLTEGADPQDDNVVLKKLFHPNLRLLLVSEGKAGCRYYTKQFKGRVSAVKVEPIDTNGAGDAFMGAVLYCLASDVNLIQDEKRLREALFFANACGALTVTKNGAIPALPTKDAILKIMADATA from the exons ATGGCTGAAAATCCCATTTCAG GCGAACTTAGTAGTCTTTCCCTGAATAAAAATGGAGGATCAGCTGAGAAGAACCCTCTTGTTGTTTGCTTTGGAGAAATGTTGATAGATTTTGTACCTACAGTTTCTGGGGTTTCACTTGCTGAAGCTCCTTCCTTCAAGAAAGCTGCAGGTGGTGCTCCTGCTAATGTCTCTGTTTGTATAGCAAAGTTGGGAGGTTCGGCGGCTTTTATCGGGAAG GTAGGCGAGGATGAGTTTGGGCATATGCTTGCTGACATGCTAAAAGAGAACAAAGTCAATAATTCTGGTGTGCGATTTGACCCCATTGCAAGGACTGCACTGGCATTTGTCACACTCAGAGCAGATGGTGAGCGTGAATTCATGTTTTTCCGTAATCCGAGTGCTGACATGCTTTTGCGGGAGTCAGAACTTGATGTAAATCTTGTTAAGAAG GCAACTATTTTTCACTATGGTTCAATCAGTTTGATTGAAGAACCATGTCGATCAACACAACTTGTTGCCATGAGCATTGCAAAGAAATCCGGTAGCTTACTCTCTTATGACCCAAATCTGAGACTGGCATTATGGCCTTCGGGTGATGCCGCTCGAAAGGGAATAATGTCGATATGGGATCAAGCTGATATTGTCAAG ATAAGTGAGGAGGAGATTTCGTTCCTGACTGAAGGTGCTGATCCGCAAGATGACAATGTGGTGTTAAAAAAGCTTTTTCATCCTAACCTACGACTTTTGCTTGTAAGTGAAGGAAAGGCTGGCTGCAGATATTACACAAAG CAATTCAAAGGAAGAGTTTCTGCTGTTAAAGTCGAACCTATAGACACAAATGGAGCTGGCGATGCATTCATGGGTGCAGTACTTTATTGTTTGGCCTCAGATGTGAATCTTATTCAG GACGAGAAGCGTTTGAGGGAGGCTCTCTTCTTTGCAAATGCTTGTGGTGCCCTCACAGTGACAAAGAACGGTGCTATTCCCGCGTTACCTACAAAAGACGCCATCCTAAAGATTATGGCGGATGCCACTGCGTGA